The Daphnia carinata strain CSIRO-1 chromosome 2, CSIRO_AGI_Dcar_HiC_V3, whole genome shotgun sequence genome has a segment encoding these proteins:
- the LOC130685991 gene encoding probable ATP-dependent RNA helicase DDX4 has translation MLDMGFGPNVEKIVNHPTMHPKGIRRVCMFSATFPDEMQALAATHMEDYIFVTTGIVGGTNPGVEQLFFQCSKRDKRAKLIEVLQDLGGAKTILFVNSKKTADFVAAFSCNNTSDRGICLQSTHESCKV, from the exons atgcttgatatgggtttcggtcccaatgttgaaaaaattgtcaatcatccaactatgcatccgaaa ggaatccgtcgtgtttgtatgttttcggctacattcccagatgaaatgcaagcgctggctgcgacgcacatggaagactacatattcgtcacaacaggcattgtcggtggcaccaatccgggtgttgaacagctgttttttcagtgctcgaaaagagataagagagctaagctgatcgaagttttacaagatctcggtggtgccaagactatcctttttgtcaacagcaaaaagaccgcggatttcgtcgctgcattctcgtgcaataaca cttctgaCAGAGGAATATGCTTGCAATCAACTCATGAATCTTGTAAGGTATGa
- the LOC130685992 gene encoding NADH dehydrogenase [ubiquinone] 1 alpha subcomplex assembly factor 3-like isoform X1 produces the protein MTSLLRKCNTLCNQLLKGCTSNVSVMPRRWLNDMEKSTMTVVNEDTSVGLLINSYSRAGFRLSNGMMAIGPIAIFPKSVLSWNVNTAEDINEDSLSLFYTLEPKIDILVIGVGNPGQQVSPKIIQYMKEKHISLEISPTETACATYNFLNAEGRCVAGALIPPTQYRINEDDIASTKRRNRELMKVKDYEIV, from the exons ATGACAAGCTTACTTCGCAAATGTAATACGTTATGCAACCAACTGTTAAA GGGTTGCACATCTAATGTCTCAGTTATGCCACGGAGATGGCTTAATGATATGGAGAAATCCACCATGACTGTTGTGAATGAAGACACAAGTGTGGGACTCCTGATCAATTCCTATAGCCGG GCAGGCTTCCGACTTAGCAATGGAATGATGGCAATTGg GCCAATAGCAATATTTCCAAAATCGGTTCTGAGCTGGAATGTCAACACTGCCGAAGACATCAACGAGGATTCGCTATCGCTATTTTACACGTTGGAGCCAAAAATTG ATATACTTGTGATTGGGGTAGGCAATCCTGGTCAACAAGTAAGCCccaaaataattcaatacatgaaagaaaaacacatcaGCCTGGAAATTTCTCCAACTGAAACAGCGTGCGCAACCTACAACTTCCTCAATGCTGAAGGACGATGTGTCGCCGGTGCCCTCATTCCTCCAACACAATACCGAATAAATGAGGACGATATCGCTTCAACCAAGAGGAGAAACCGAGAACTGATGAAAGTAAAGGACTATGAAATCGTCTAA
- the LOC130685992 gene encoding NADH dehydrogenase [ubiquinone] 1 alpha subcomplex assembly factor 3-like isoform X2 produces the protein MPRRWLNDMEKSTMTVVNEDTSVGLLINSYSRAGFRLSNGMMAIGPIAIFPKSVLSWNVNTAEDINEDSLSLFYTLEPKIDILVIGVGNPGQQVSPKIIQYMKEKHISLEISPTETACATYNFLNAEGRCVAGALIPPTQYRINEDDIASTKRRNRELMKVKDYEIV, from the exons ATGCCACGGAGATGGCTTAATGATATGGAGAAATCCACCATGACTGTTGTGAATGAAGACACAAGTGTGGGACTCCTGATCAATTCCTATAGCCGG GCAGGCTTCCGACTTAGCAATGGAATGATGGCAATTGg GCCAATAGCAATATTTCCAAAATCGGTTCTGAGCTGGAATGTCAACACTGCCGAAGACATCAACGAGGATTCGCTATCGCTATTTTACACGTTGGAGCCAAAAATTG ATATACTTGTGATTGGGGTAGGCAATCCTGGTCAACAAGTAAGCCccaaaataattcaatacatgaaagaaaaacacatcaGCCTGGAAATTTCTCCAACTGAAACAGCGTGCGCAACCTACAACTTCCTCAATGCTGAAGGACGATGTGTCGCCGGTGCCCTCATTCCTCCAACACAATACCGAATAAATGAGGACGATATCGCTTCAACCAAGAGGAGAAACCGAGAACTGATGAAAGTAAAGGACTATGAAATCGTCTAA
- the LOC130685994 gene encoding LOW QUALITY PROTEIN: mucin-2-like (The sequence of the model RefSeq protein was modified relative to this genomic sequence to represent the inferred CDS: deleted 2 bases in 1 codon; substituted 2 bases at 2 genomic stop codons) yields MKASGNGERAPLRTVLQNFLNHVETLEKRKNGGDDQYDKEFQELKLLSESLKGLPMYSCKEGEKEVNRRKNRYKDILPFDCTRVILSEIAGIPGSDYVNANYIRGASGSQAYIASQGPLVHTVTDFWRMVVECDVQVIIMACNEEESGKHKCECYWADSDQETRSYGPYTVKLLKSRRMCNDFNLRTMELIYANATGETITRTVVQFHYWAWPDHGVPALVRPLLDMVRLIRDCQASETLPLLIHCSAGCGRTGTICAIDYVWGLLRAGKLMENFSLFELISDMRRQRVAMVQTKDQYILVHRALRELFIEQLKMIDAHPYENLDVNGHPLICPPQEIRIDPSYETIFVKVNPTVTXFMALVVSEVNEEDDVCHEEPIDQIPWPVLQYQSNLTAINSAPPLPDKKRKSGGTSSRQGSPVSITGDAKKTVCVGSSESSSKESSPLTSLERTLLKSSDTDPTNDSLKEEEEVLKPKASPKSGLTRKSSILKIRAFFEKSHSEPRTEKKANIAGTRKASSFRLREGPKFYRTLEDDNPLPSTEKTKKEGSEYYSSKKLTVALGTELDGVNGFSPLTTDKESQLLSAPNAEKSTDEKPSLPVKRSKSMKVYRGFDIRSDSNECEIPTLAQPLESATAREVIVPATCGVVLSKTPSVTYISSKDKLYQSVAESTAKHVRKPTPDRCINYEPSLPLATSSLDRGKEQRFAKPTSFSGSPTTCGSLDRGVIENKITPTYVNVLIRNQEVANTTKLDSDTRQLLHDCQVYLMHGDGSDVLPSVEEKHQRSTPHVKKHKNQPLKERRHSFKNAVVQHPDHQESSASSLSRETGEENYAVLESFDKAMPFADEEAAKSRSGRKIHEYEAIWLSSKKSATVVPASETAVENTDTAAGLETKDSVFVQKSDEIRLLLNELQNAHSDGEARQPSPVVIPMPTYNFLTHVENPSSPRLHPDRVLSELQELVERANRSKEETAKSEAFVLPTLSIPPTLQRVSPSSPSMLNPLRLNPQLPVPRKDVPSPTSPSASQFFVPAPSSILNTPSPGLISPIPIKITPSAPSPPITSSFSAVVGPCRSSPSATDAAQQPATSNISITKISPKTEPQPVASLPVTKAEPKAPAFRPPPPYPTKFYVKMPSVSKEVTAIASTSAVSLIKVSPQVQRRMPPEYKAPPPVKQVTQAKVPQPVAPPRSKRQVTSASQLPTMVAFPKGPPIPTRTFSSAALPGIDVDAVAAVMAAAENSSARGTSTGGSSSPTTAANKALSKALGKFHATAASFKTKLAQLSDGKDGGGEVPAVAASQSKVERESSFAKQPGEXQKSIGTEFSGPFSKNILFFAFTLADGATMVNPSEATSYARKKQHYL; encoded by the exons ATGAAAGCGAGTGGAAATGGTGAGCGAGCGCCACTGAGGACAGTGCTACAGAATTTTCTTAATCATGTTGAAACAttggagaagagaaaaaatggaGGAGATGATCAGTATGATAAAGAATTTCAGGAGCTCAAGCTCTTGAGTGAAAGTCTTAAAGGGCTACCAATGTACTCTTGCAAAGAAGGTGAAAAAGAGGTTAACAGACGAAAAAACAGATACAAAGATATATTACCAT TTGATTGTACAAGAGTTATTCTAAGTGAAATAGCTGGAATCCCAGGGAGTGATTATGTCAACGCTAACTACATACGAGGGGCTAGTGGTTCCCAGGCTTATATAGCTAGCCAAGGTCCTTTGGTTCATACTGTCACAGATTTCTGGAGAATGGTAGTTGAGTGTGATGTTCAG GTGATAATTATGGCTTGCAATGAAGAAGAATCGGGAAAACACAAATGTGAGTGTTATTGGGCAGATAGTGATCAAGAAACTAGATCGTATGGGCCATACACTGTCAAGCTTTTGAAATCAAGACGTATGTGCAACGATTTTAATCTTAGGACGATGGAACTTATTTATGCTAATGCGACCGGAGAAACAA TTACGAGAACCGTTGTGCAGTTCCATTATTGGGCGTGGCCAGATCATGGTGTTCCGGCTTTAGTCCGACCGTTGCTTGACATGGTACGGTTGATTCGTGATTGCCAAGCCTCGGAGACTCTTCCGTTATTGATCCATTGTTCGGCGGGATGCGGGCGAACCGGTACCATCTGTGCAATCGATTACGTCTGGGGCCTGCTTCGCGCTGGG AAATTGATGGAAAACTTCAGCCTATTCGAGTTGATTTCCGATATGCGTCGTCAACGTGTAGCAATGGTTCAAACCAAAGATCAGTATATTCTGGTGCATCGAGCTCTGCGAGAACTTTTTATTGAGCAACTCAAAATGATTGATGCGCATCCGTACGAAAACTTGGACGTCAATGGCCACCCATTGATTTGCCCACCGCAAGAAATTCGCATTGACCCCAGCTACGAAACCATTTTCGTGAAAGTGAATCCAACTG TCACTTAATTCATGGCACTTGTGGTTTCGGAAGTCAACGAAGAAGATGATGTGTGTCATGAAGAGCCCATCGATCAAATTCCTTGGCCTGTTTTGCAATATCAGTCTAACCTGACGGCAATCAACTCGGCCCCGCCATTGCCagacaaaaagagaaagtctGGGGGAACTTCATCGAGACAAGGATCACCCGTTTCGATTACCGGTGACGCAAAGAAAACAGTTTGTGTTGGCAGCAGTGAAAGCAGCTCAAAGGAATCGAGTCCTCTTACAAGCCTCGAACGTACCCTGCTAAAATCGTCCGACACGGACCCTACCAATGATAGtttaaaagaggaagaagaagtcTTAAAACCGAAAGCTTCGCCCAAGTCTGGTCTGACGCGGAAGTCTAGCATATTAAAGATCCGTGCATTCTTCGAGAAATCCCACTCCGAGCCGCGCACGGAAAAGAAAGCCAACATTGCAGGCACCCGTAAAGCCAGTTCATTTCGTCTTCGAGAAGGTCCTAAATTCTATCGCACTCTCGAAGATGATAACCCACTTCCATCGACagagaagacgaaaaaagaagggagtgAATATTACTCTTCTAAGAAACTGACGGTGGCTCTCGGCACGGAATTGGATGGCGTCAATGGGTTTTCGCCGTTGACAACCGATAAAGAATCTCAACTTCTCTCTGCGCCAAATGCGGAAAAGAGTACGGACGAAAAGCCCTCCCTTCCTGTGAAACGAAGCAAATCGATGAAAGTGTACAGAGGCTTTGATATTCGATCGGATTCGAACGAGTGCGAGATACCTACGTTGGCCCAACCTCTAGAGTCAGCCACGGCCCGGGAGGTTATCGTTCCTGCGACTTGTGGTGTAGTCCTCAGCAAGACACCATCTGTCACGTACATATCTTCCAAAGATAAACTCTATCAATCGGTAGCGGAAAGCACGGCAAAACATGTCCGAAAACCGACTCCGGACCGATGCATCAATTATGAACCGTCGTTACCTTTGGCCACGAGCAGTTTGGATCGAGGGAAAGAGCAACGTTTTGCGAAACCCACATCGTTCTCTGGATCGCCAACGACGTGCGGCTCGCTCGATCGCGGCGTTATCGAAAACAAGATAACGCCGACTTACGTCAACGTTCTCATACGCAACCAG GAAGTAGCAAATACGACGAAACTGGACAGCGATACACGTCAGCTGCTGCATGACTGCCAGGTGTATCTCATGCATGGCGATGGAAGCGATGTGTTGCCGTCGGTTGAAGAGAAACATCAAAGATCTACGCCCCACGTGAAGAAACACAAGAACCAACCGTTGAAGGAGAGGAGGCATAGTTTCAAAAACGCCGTCGTGCAACATCCGGATCACCAGGAATCATCCGCATCGTCTTTGTC AAGGGAAACTGGTGAAGAGAATTACGCTGTTTTGGAAAGCTTTGACAAGGCCATGCCATTTGCTGATGAAGAAGCAGCGAAGAGTCGATCCGGTAGAAAGATTCACGAATACGAAGCTATCTGGCTGAGTTCGAAGAAGTCCGCCACCGTTGTCCCTGCGTCTGAAACAGCTGTTGAAAACACGGACACTGCCGCTGGTCTGGAGACGAAAGATTCTGTTTTCGTTCAAAAATCGGATGAAATTCGGCTGTTACTCAACGAGTTGCAGAACGCGCATTCCGATGGCGAAGCGAGACAACCGTCTCCAGTTGTCATACCGATGCCAACGTACAACTTTCTGACTCACGTAGAGAATCCATCGAGCCCGCGTTTACATCCCGATCGTGTATTGAGCGAATTACAGGAGCTGGTGGAACGTGCAAACCGAAGCAAAGAGGAAACCGCCAAGTCGGAGGCTTTCGTTCTGCCTACTTTGTCCATACCGCCTACCCTTCAAAGAGTCAGCCCTTCTTCGCCATCCATGCTCAATCCTTTGCGCCTTAACCCGCAATTACCTGTGCCCCGAAAAGATGTCCCTTCGCCTACCAGCCCGAGTGCTTCGCAATTCTTCGTTCCCGcgccttcttccattttgaatACCCCATCGCCTGGCCTAATTTCACCCATTCCAATCAAAATTACTCCGTCGGCCCCTTCACCGCCCATCACGTCTTCTTTTAGTGCAGTAGTAGGACCATGTAGGTCTTCGCCGAGTGCAACTGATGCGGCCCAACAGCCCGCTACGTCTAATATATCGATCACAAAAATTTCTCCAAAAACAGAGCCACAGCCGGTAGCCTCGCTGCCCGTTACCAAGGCTGAGCCGAAAGCTCCGGCGTTTCGGCCACCTCCTCCGTATCCAACCAAATTTTATGTCAAGATGCCGTCCGTGTCGAAGGAGGTAACTGCAATCGCTTCAACCAGCGCGGTCAGTTTGATCAAAGTATCGCCGCAAGTGCAACGGAGAATGCCGCCAGAATACAAGGCACCTCCACCGGTGAAGCAAGTCACCCAAGCCAAGGTGCCCCAACCCGTAGCACCTCCTCGATCAAAGCGACAAGTTACCAGTGCATCACAGCTTCCTACAATGGTTGCATTCCCCAAAGGTCCACCAATTCCGACGCGGACCTTTTCGTCAGCTGCCCTTCCGGGTATTGATGTTGACGCCGTGGCCGCCGTGATGGCGGCCGCTGAAAATTCGTCGGCTAGAGGGACGTCCACTGGCGGTTCTTCCTCACCCACCACCGCAGCAAACAAAGCGTTGAGCAAAGCATTAGGGAAGTTTCATGCTACAGCTGCCAGTTTTAAGACTAAGCTTGCTCAACTGAGTGACGGGAAAGATGGCGGAGGAGAAGTGCCCGCCGTCGCGGCTTCACAGTCGAAAGTGGAACGTGAATCTAGCTTTGCAAAGCAACCAGGTGAGTAACAGAAGTCGATTGGAACAGAATTCAGTGGGccattttctaaaaatattttgttt tttgcttttacccTTGCAGATGGAGCAACGATGGTGAACCCGTCGGAAGCAACTTCGTATGCGCGAAAGAAACAGCATTATCTGTGA